Part of the Caldisericia bacterium genome is shown below.
ACTTCTTTAAAGGTCAAAATGTTGTTGAAATTTACAATGCTATGGGTTACAACTACGCAACTTTTGGAAATCATGAATTTGACTGGGGTAAAGATGTACTAAAAGAAAGAGTTCAAGTGGCAAAATATACCTATCTTTGTGCAAATATAATTGATACATCTACTGGAAAGACATTTGCTCCAAAAGCATATGATACAATGGAATTTTCTACTTTAAAATTAGGATTTTATGGCTTAGATACAAAAGAACTACCAATTCTTGTTAATCCTAAAGGTATTGAAGGATTAAAAATTTTAGATCCAATCGAAACATCAAAAACAGTTGTAGAAACTCTTAAAAAAGAAGGATGTGATTATATAATTGCTATTTCACATTTAGGATATAATGATGGAAAAAATGATGATGATATAACCCTTGCTTCAAGTGTTTCAGGAATAAATTTAATAATTGGAGGTCACACTCATACAGTCTTAACACAACCAGATGTTGTAAATGGTGTTTATATCGTTCAAACAGGAGAAAAAGGATTGAATTTAGGAAAAATATACCTTGATTTTGAAAATACATATTCAGGAACAAAAATTAAAAACTTTAGATATACTTTGATACCTATAACTGATGCAATAAAGGAGGATCCTAATATTAAAGCACTCATTACTCCTTATGAAGAAAAACTTAAAAAAGAAATGGAAGTTGTTATTGGTGAAACACTTGTTGATCTTGACGGAGAAAGAGTAAATGTAAGAACAAAAGAGACAAACCTTGGAAATTTAATTGCAGATTTTATGAGAGATCTTGCTAAATCAGACATTGCAATAACAAATGGTGGTGGAATTAGAGCAAGTATAAAGAAAGGACAGATAAAGGTTGGAGATGTCTATAATGTTTTACCATTTGATAATGTTATTGTTAAACTTGAACTTACTGGAAAAGATATTTTAGATGCTCTCGAAAATGGTTTTTCAGAAGTAGAAAAGGGTGCTGGAAGATTTCCACAAGTTTCAGGTTTAACTGTTAAGGTTAATAAAAATAAACCACCAATGAGTAGAGTAGTTGAAGTTTTAATTAATGGAAAACCTCTTGACTTAAATAAAATTTATACAGTTGCAACAAATGATTTTATGGCAGCAGGAGGAGATGGATATACTGTATTTAAGAACGCAAAATCTTCTGTTTGGGTAACTGGAAATTGGATGAGAGATGATTTTGTCGAATATATTAAAAAACATTCACCACTTAATCCTCAAGTTGAAGGAAGAATAGTTTATGTTGAAGATTGAAAATCCAATTAATTTTGAAGGGGAGGCAATATTGCCTCCCCTTTTTTATTTTTATTGACACAGGTGAATTTTGGAATAAAATATTGAAACTAATGAGAGAAAAGGTTATTAATTATATAATTAAAATTTTTAAACTCAACAAAGGTGACTACTTTAAAAAGTTTGGAATATTTGAAGGAATTTTATCTTCAATATTAAATTTTATTATTTTTTTAATTAAATATTTATATAGTATATCTTTAGATTCGATATCTTTAAAGGCAGACGCCTTCCATACACTTTCTGATATTTTAACATCTATTATGGTAATAATTGGATTTTATTTAGCATCAAAAAAACCTGACAAAAGACATCCGTTTGGTCATGGAAGAATTGAAAAAATTATCTCAATTTTAATGTCCATTTTATTAATTTATGTTGGGTTTGAATTTTTTATAAATTCATATAAAAGATTCAAGAACCCAATAAAAATTGATGTAAATTTATTTATAATAACATTATTATTAATTACAATATTGATAAAAGAATTTTTAACTTTTGTTTCATTTGAATTAAGTAAAAAAATTAATTCATCTTCTTTAAAGGCTGATGCTTGGCACCACAGAAGTGATGCAATAGCAACATTTTTTATTATTTTAGGTTTTATAACCTTTAAATATGGTTTATATTTTCTTGACGGTGTTTTTGGAATGGGAGTCTCAGCATTAATTATTTATACTGGGATATCAATAATGTTTGAATCGAGTAGTTTTTTAATTGGTGAGGAACCATCAGAAAATTTAATTAATAAAATAAAAGAAATTTCTTATAAATTTGATTTTGTTGAAGATGTTCATCATATTCATATTCATGATTATGGAAATCAAATTGAGATAACTTTTCATGTTAAGTTAAAAGGTGATAAAACACTTAATGAGGTTCATGAAAAAATTAGTTTAATTGAAAAAGAAGTTGAAAAAGAGATTAAAAATTCAAATGTAACAATTCACGCTGAACCAATTTAATTACTATTGACAAAAAGATAAATTTATGTATAATTTTAATTTGCTCTATTTAGAATAGAGATTTTTGAAATTTTAATGCTAACTTTTAGTTAGTTTTATTTTTTTGGCAAGTGAAAAGGAGGTTTTATGCCAACAATTAATCAATTAATAAGAAATCCGAGAGAAAAGGTTATAAGTAAATCTCGTTCAAAGGATTTGGAAGGAAATCCTTTTAAGAGAGGTGTTTGTATAAAAGTATATACAACTACTCCTAAAAAACCTAATTCTGCTTTAAGAAAAGTTGCGAAAGTTAGACTTTCTAATGGAAGAGAAGTTATTGCTTATATCCCAGGAGTTGGACATAACCTCCAAGAACATTCTGTTGTTCTTGTAAGAGGAGGAAGAGTGAAGGATTTACCTGGTGTAAGATACCATATTGTTAGAGGAGTTTATGATTGTGCAGGAGTTGAAGGAAGAAAACAAGGTAGATCAAAATATGGTGCTAAGAGACCTAAAAAAGTAGGAGGTGAGTAGTGCCAAGGAAAGGACCTGTTAAACCAAGAGAAATTGAACCAGATTTAGTTTATGGAAGTGTTTTAGTTCATAAACTAATTAATAAAGTAATGATTGGTGGAAAAAAGGAAAAGGCAAGAAAGATAGTTTATTCTGCTTTAAAGATTGTAGAAGAAAAAACCGGTAAAAGAGGAGATGTTGTTTTACAAGAGGTATTAGAAAAAGCAAGGCCTCTTGTGGAATTAAAACCAAGAAGAGTTGGTGGAGCAACTTATCAAATTCCAGTTGAAGTGGAACCTCAAAGAGGAATTAAAATTGCATTAAAATGGTTAGTTAAATTTGCAAGAGAAAGAGGCGAAAAGACAATGATAGAAAGATTAGCAAAAGAGATGCTTGATATTCTTTCAGATCAAGGAGCAACAATGAAGAAGAGAGAAGAAACCCACAAGATGGCCGAAGCAAACAGAGCATTTGCTCACTTTAGGTGGTAATGGAGAATTATAATTACGACATAAAAAAGATAAGAAATATTGGTTTTATTGCACATATTGATGCTGGTAAGACTACCACAACAGAGAGAGTATTATATTATACTGGAAAAACTTATAAATTAGGAAATGT
Proteins encoded:
- the rpsG gene encoding 30S ribosomal protein S7, with translation MPRKGPVKPREIEPDLVYGSVLVHKLINKVMIGGKKEKARKIVYSALKIVEEKTGKRGDVVLQEVLEKARPLVELKPRRVGGATYQIPVEVEPQRGIKIALKWLVKFARERGEKTMIERLAKEMLDILSDQGATMKKREETHKMAEANRAFAHFRW
- the rpsL gene encoding 30S ribosomal protein S12; the encoded protein is MPTINQLIRNPREKVISKSRSKDLEGNPFKRGVCIKVYTTTPKKPNSALRKVAKVRLSNGREVIAYIPGVGHNLQEHSVVLVRGGRVKDLPGVRYHIVRGVYDCAGVEGRKQGRSKYGAKRPKKVGGE
- a CDS encoding cation diffusion facilitator family transporter, with the translated sequence MREKVINYIIKIFKLNKGDYFKKFGIFEGILSSILNFIIFLIKYLYSISLDSISLKADAFHTLSDILTSIMVIIGFYLASKKPDKRHPFGHGRIEKIISILMSILLIYVGFEFFINSYKRFKNPIKIDVNLFIITLLLITILIKEFLTFVSFELSKKINSSSLKADAWHHRSDAIATFFIILGFITFKYGLYFLDGVFGMGVSALIIYTGISIMFESSSFLIGEEPSENLINKIKEISYKFDFVEDVHHIHIHDYGNQIEITFHVKLKGDKTLNEVHEKISLIEKEVEKEIKNSNVTIHAEPI